A region of Argentina anserina chromosome 5, drPotAnse1.1, whole genome shotgun sequence DNA encodes the following proteins:
- the LOC126795363 gene encoding uncharacterized protein LOC126795363, with translation MYGLSQDYWHSRHLMEIARGVGTPLQLDKATKEREFGYNACMLLDVDLANELPSSLMVEREEYCFPIEIVYENMCTHCVIAQVDQGMNFESRDTDEKITIEDNGRDIDEGKTIKNDRVLVPRPCTPTSSENQFVILAQEAIVGAANELIEKLANQVFHGLNAQTLDVENSMVVTNEALDDVESSFPTSSTRTEENAIVV, from the exons ATGTATGGTTTGAGCCAAGATTACTGGCATTCTCGACATCTCATGGAGATTGCTCGTGGAGTGGGTACGCCCTTGCAGTTGGACAAGGCTACCAAGGAGCGTGAGTTCGGTTACAATGCTTGTATGCTACTAGATGTTGATCTTGCAAACGAACTGCCATCTTCGCTTATGGTCGAGCGTGAGGAATATTGTTTTcctattgagattgtttatgAGAATATGTGCACTCATTGTG TGATAGCACAAGTTGATCAAGGGATGAATTTTGAGTCGAGAGACACTGATGAAAAAATAACTATTGAAGACAATGGGAGAGACATTGATGAAGGGAAAACTATTAAAAATGATAGAGTTTTGGTTCCAAGGCCATGTACTCCTACTTCTAGTGAAAATCAGTTTGTCATTCTAGCTCAGGAGGCTATTGTGGGGGCTGCTAATGAATTAATTGAGAAATTGGCAAACCAAGTGTTCCATGGGCTAAATGCTCAGACCCTTGATGTAGAGAACTCAATGGTGGTTACTAATGAGGCTTTAGATGATGTTGAGAGCTCATTCCCCACCTCCTCAACGAGGACAGAAGAGAATGCAATTGTGGTTTGA
- the LOC126795059 gene encoding protein-L-isoaspartate O-methyltransferase 1-like gives MAWLLSGRGIHDSKAMVEGLKSYGVISSSKVAEVMWSIDRALFVPEGSSAYDDSPMSIGYNATISAPHMHATCLQLLEKNLQPDMHALDVGSGTGYLTACFALMVGPKGRAVGVEHIPELVSSSIENIQKSAVAPLLKEGSLSVHVGDGRLGWPEFAPYDAIHVGAAAPEIPQSLIDQLKPGGRMVIPVGNIYQDLKVVDKNMDGSVSIHTETAVRYVPLTSREAQLRGL, from the exons ATGGCG TGGCTCTTGTCCGGGCGTGGAATTCATGATAGCAAGGCAATGGTGGAGGGTTTGAAAAGTTATGGAGTGATTAGTTCTAGTAAAGTTGCTGAAGTGATGTGGAGTATTGATAGGGCTCTGTTTGTGCCTGAAGGCAGCTCAGCTTACGATGACTCGCCCATGTCGATCGGTTATAATGCCACCATTTCTGCACCTCATATGCATGCAACATGCCTGCAATTGTTGGAAAAGAATTTGCAGCCTGATATGCATGCTTTGGATGTTGGTTCTG GGACGGGATATTTGACAGCATGTTTTGCATTGATGGTTGGGCCAAAAGGTCGAGCAGTGGGAGTAGAACACATTCCGGAGTTGGTCTCTTCCTCAATTGAGAATATTCAAAAAAGTGCAGTAGCACCATTACTGAAAGAAGGGTCCCTCTCAGTGCATGTCGGTG ATGGAAGGCTAGGTTGGCCAGAATTTGCACCTTATGATGCTATTCATGTCGGGGCAGCCGCTCCAGAAATACCACAATCACTTATTGACCAGTTGAAGCCTGGAGGCAGAATGGTGATTCCTGTGGGGAATATCTACCAGGATTTAAAGGTCGTGGACAAAAACATGGATGGTTCCGTAAGTATCCACACTGAAACTGCAGTTCGTTATGTTCCACTCACAAGTCGAGAAGCTCAGTTGAGAGGCCTTTGA
- the LOC126795062 gene encoding 28 kDa ribonucleoprotein, chloroplastic-like: MTSATSHLFKTLSITADSCALSLPHHFSAKTPNAFLPIPTRPTTTPKLHLSFSPLRSKTHFSSLVSHVTSDWAQQEDSPVAIDGAEESGEEGGVFEEREEEAAPLEPPEEAKIFVGNLPFDVDSEKLAQLFEKAGVVEIAEVIYNRDTDQSRGFGFVTMSTVEEADRAVEQFSRYDLNGRLLTVNKAAPRGTRAERPPRSFESSYRIYVGNLPWNVDNGELEQLFSKHGRVVDARVVFDRETGRSRGFGFVTMASESDMNDAIGALDGESLDGRAIRVNVAEERQRRF, translated from the exons ATGACTTCGGCTACCTCCCACCTATTCAAGACCTTATCAATAACAGCAGACTCATGcgccctctctctccctcaccaCTTCTCCGCGAAAACCCCCAACGCATTTCTCCCCATCCCGACCAGACCCACCACCACCCCCAAGCTCCACCTCTCCTTCTCACCTCTCCGGAGCAAGACCCACTTCTCCTCCCTAGTCTCACACGTCACTTCGGATTGGGCCCAGCAGGAGGACAGCCCGGTCGCCATTGATGGAGCCGAGGAGAGCGGTGAAGAGGGAGGTGTGTttgaggagagagaggaggaggcGGCTCCGCTTGAGCCGCCTGAGGAGGCCAAGATCTTTGTTGGGAATTTGCCTTTTGATGTTGACAGTGAGAAATTGGCTCAGCTCTTTGAGAAGGCTGGAGTTGTGGAAATTGCTGAG GTTATTTACAACAGGGACACTGACCAGAGCCGTGGATTCGGGTTTGTGACGATGAGCACTGTGGAAGAAGCTGACAGGGCTGTGGAGCAGTTCAGTCGATAC gatttgaaTGGAAGACTCTTGACCGTCAACAAGGCTGCTCCAAGAGGAACACGCGCAGAGCGCCCACCGCGTTCATTTGAATCTTCATACAGGATCTATGTTGGTAACCTTCCATGGAATGTGGATAATGGTGAACTTGAGCAGCTTTTCAGTAAACATGGTAGGGTAGTAGATGCGCGTGTAGTCTTTGACAGAGAAACTGGACGATCAcgtggatttggatttgtaaCAATGGCCAGTGAATCTGATATGAATGATGCGATTGGTGCTCTAGATGGAGAG AGTTTGGACGGTAGGGCAATCAGAGTAAATGTTGCCGAGGAAAGACAAAGGCGCTTTTGA
- the LOC126795364 gene encoding probable galactinol--sucrose galactosyltransferase 2: MTPSSKLQHTDQKPFGFELDQQSISVQRNAKTAMTSSSDGCFMVRDNVLLTRVPANISVTPATGESAFIGATSEIPSSRHVFSLGVLEGYKFMCLFRFKIWWMIPGFGNSGCDVPAETQMLLLEARDKSSSNSSTPDQYRFSSESEEPENAESNSTFYILLLPVLDGAFRATLQGNTVNELEFCVESGDPDVQTSTVTEAVFVNSGDDPYKLIRDSIKILAKHKGTFNYLEDKKVPAHVDWFGWNTWDAFYNDVDPEGIVLGLKSLSGGGCPPKCLYIDEGWQTKVVENEFELTEKAKFVARLVSLEENDRFKGYPSGKSSFPNLHEFVKTIKEEHGLKLVYAWHALLGSWGGLLPTSEALRKYNPQIKSVVQSPGNKTNIICETLDPMEKHGIGMIDPSMVYKFYNDLHTYLASCNIDGVKVDIQNQVELLSSGYGGRVALMRHFQEALEESVMRNFGSNNLICSMSLSNDYIYSSKKSAASRVSEDFMPREKTFQTLHVAAVAFNSLLMGEIVVPDWDMFFSDHFTREFHAAARALGGCPIYVSDKPGSHNFDVLKRLVLPDGSILRARFAGRPTRDCLFSDPVVDGKSLLKIWNLNKLSGVVGVFNCQRAGKWPPIAGAEYVPPLESALPLRGLVCPKDINMLEDIANESWQGECAVYAFRSGIVSVLPKKDHFEVSLNVLECEVFTISPTWVFGENIQFAPIGLLDMYNSGGALESLDVSINDMPNFVVKVQVRGCGRFGAYSNKEPRSCLVDNKKEFIIYNSNNGLLVLELQGDCKAKEIEVMY; encoded by the exons ATGACACCAAGCTCGAAGCTCCAACATACTGATCAAAAGCCCTTCGGTTTCGAACTTGATCAGCAATCTATCAGTGTTCAAAGAAATGCAAAGACGGCTATGACAAGTAGCAGCGATGGTTGCTTCATGGTCCGTGACAATGTCCTACTGACACGTGTGCCGGCCAACATCAGCGTTACTCCAGCCACTGGTGAATCAGCTTTCATCGGAGCCACCTCTGAAATTCCCAGCTCTCGCCATGTCTTCTCTCTCGGAGTTCTTGA GGGATACAAGTTTATGTGCCTGTTCAGATTCAAAATCTGGTGGATGATACCGGGTTTTGGGAATTCCGGATGTGATGTTCCGGCAGAGACACAAATGCTTCTCTTGGAAGCAAGAGATAAGTCTAGTAGTAATAGTAGTACTCCCGACCAATATCGATTTTCATCCGAGTCTGAGGAGCCAGAAAATGCTGAGAGCAACAGCACTTTCTACATTCTATTATTGCCAGTCTTGGATGGAGCATTCAGGGCAACTTTGCAAGGCAACACTGTCAATGAGCTTGAGTTTTGCGTTGAAAGTG GGGATCCTGATGTTCAAACCTCAACAGTAACTGAAGCAGTATTTGTGAATTCAGGAGATGACCCATATAAGCTCATTAGGGACTCTATCAA GATTCTAGCAAAGCACAAAGGTACATTCAACTATTTAGAAGACAAGAAG GTACCAGCACATGTAGACTGGTTTGGATGGAACACATGGGATGCATTTTATAACGACGTTGATCCCGAAGGAATCGTGCTGGGACTCAAAAG TCTTTCTGGAGGAGGATGCCCTCCGAAATGTTTGTACATCGATGAAGGATGGCAGACTAAAGTAGttgaaaatgaatttgaactAACAGAAAAGGCAAA GTTTGTGGCCAGGTTGGTAAGCTTAGAAGAAAACGATAGATTCAAAGGCTACCCCTCGGGAAAGTCATCATTTCCTAATCTCCACGAGTTTGTGAAAACCATCAAAGAGGAACATGGACTGAA ATTAGTATATGCATGGCACGCTTTACTTGGTTCGTGGGGAGGGCTACTTCCAACATCTGAAGCGCTGAGGAAATACAATCCCCAAATTAAATCCGTAGTTCAGTCTCCTGGTAACAAAACAAACATCATATGTGaaaccctcgatccaatggagAAGCATGGGATCGGAATGATTGACCCTTCGATGgtttataaattttacaatGATCTCCATACCTACCTTGCAAGTTGTAATATAGACGGAGTGAAGGTGGATATTCAGAATCAAGTGGAACTCCTTTCTTCTGGTTATGGAGGCCGTGTTGCATTGATGAGACATTTCCAAGAAGCCCTCGAAGAATCTGTCATGAGAAATTTTGGCAGCAATAACCTTATTTGTTCCATGAGTCTTAGCAATGACTACATTTACAG CTCAAAGAAGAGCGCAGCTTCAAGAGTGTCGGAGGATTTCATGCCACGAGAAAAAACATTTCAAACTTTACATGTTGCTGCAGTAGCTTTTAACAGTCTTCTTATGGGAGAGATTGTTGTACCAGATTGGGACATGTTTTTT AGCGACCACTTCACCCGGGAGTTTCATGCTGCAGCAAGAGCATTGGGTGGATGTCCGATATATGTAAG TGACAAGCCTGGCAGCCATAATTTTGATGTCCTCAAAAGGCTTGTACTGCCTGATGGCTCTATTCTAAGAGCTAGATTCGCAGGCCGCCCTACTAGGGATTGCTTATTCAGTGACCCCGTGGTCGATGGAAAAAG TCTGCTAAAGATTTGGAATTTAAACAAGTTATCTGGAGTTGTTGGTGTTTTCAATTGCCAAAGAGCCGGGAAGTGGCCACCAATTGCAGGTGCTGAATATGTGCCCCCCTTGGAATCTGCATTGCCTCTTAGAGGCCTGGTCTGCCCCAAAGATATTAATATGCTTGAAGATATTGCAAATGAGAGCTGGCAAGGAGAATGTGCAGTATATGCATTCCGTTCAG GTATTGTTTCTGTACTGCCAAAGAAAGACCATTTTGAAGTATCATTAAATGTGTTAGAATGTGAAGTTTTCACCATATCTCCTACTTGG gtttttggtgaaaacattCAATTTGCCCCAATAGGGTTGCTTGATATGTACAATTCAGGAGGAGCACTTGAATCTCTAGATGTCAGTATCAATGACATGCCCAACTTTGTTGTAAAGGTTCAAGTCAGAGGATGTGGTCGATTTGGAGCCTATTCTAACAAAGAACCAAGGTCTTGTCTGGTGGACAACAAAAAGGAGTTTATAATCTACAATTCTAATAATGGTTTGTTGGTACTTGAACTTCAAGGCgattgcaaagcaaaagagaTCGAGGTCATGTACTGA